One part of the Sphingopyxis sp. TUF1 genome encodes these proteins:
- a CDS encoding DUF1476 domain-containing protein, whose amino-acid sequence MSAFDDRERAFETKFARDQEVQFRITARRNRLLGEWAAERMGLTPEETDAYAKAVVQADFEEAGDEDVIRKLAGDLTAANVEISDAEIRAMLNDKAAEARRQFIDSEN is encoded by the coding sequence ATGAGCGCATTCGACGATCGTGAACGGGCATTCGAAACGAAATTCGCACGCGACCAGGAGGTGCAGTTCCGCATCACCGCGCGCCGCAACCGTCTGCTCGGTGAATGGGCGGCCGAACGCATGGGGCTGACGCCCGAAGAGACTGACGCCTATGCCAAGGCCGTCGTGCAGGCCGATTTCGAAGAAGCGGGCGACGAGGATGTCATCCGCAAGCTTGCGGGTGACCTGACGGCCGCAAACGTCGAGATCAGCGATGCCGAAATCCGCGCCATGCTGAACGACAAGGCGGCCGAAGCACGCCGCCAGTTCATCGACAGCGAGAATTGA
- a CDS encoding BolA family transcriptional regulator, with protein MGMREGDLKAMIEAAFPGAAVTITDLAGDNDHYAAHVVSESFRGMTRVAQHKAVYAALGGRMGGELHALQLTTGVPS; from the coding sequence ATGGGAATGCGCGAGGGCGATTTGAAGGCGATGATCGAGGCGGCGTTTCCGGGCGCCGCGGTGACGATCACCGATCTCGCCGGCGACAATGATCATTATGCCGCGCATGTCGTCAGCGAATCCTTTCGCGGAATGACCCGCGTCGCGCAGCATAAGGCGGTATACGCCGCGCTTGGCGGACGCATGGGGGGCGAACTTCACGCCTTGCAATTGACGACCGGCGTTCCTTCATAG
- the grxD gene encoding Grx4 family monothiol glutaredoxin → MSDPATHDRISKMVADHPVLLFMKGTPLFPQCGFSSRAIAMLDRLGVEYETVDVLQDMEIRQGIKEFSDWPTIPQLYVKGEFVGGSDIMMEMWEAGELHTLMNGIPTR, encoded by the coding sequence ATGAGCGACCCCGCTACCCACGACCGCATTTCCAAGATGGTCGCCGACCACCCCGTGCTGCTGTTCATGAAGGGCACGCCGCTGTTCCCGCAGTGTGGTTTTTCGTCGCGCGCGATCGCGATGCTCGACCGGCTGGGGGTCGAATATGAAACGGTCGATGTGCTGCAGGACATGGAAATCCGCCAGGGCATCAAGGAATTTTCGGACTGGCCGACGATCCCCCAGCTCTATGTGAAAGGCGAATTCGTCGGCGGGTCCGACATTATGATGGAAATGTGGGAAGCCGGCGAGCTTCACACGCTGATGAATGGCATTCCGACCCGTTGA
- a CDS encoding LacI family DNA-binding transcriptional regulator has translation MARREKRATIIDVAKLASVSPKSVSRVFNNEPHITPALRKKVLKAAKELNYHPNVLAQGLVRRQSYLIGLIYEKPSPSYVVELQRGALERLHGERYRLIVLPVESVMDRPSEVVGLVRSAALDGVILAPPASDHPDIIAGLTDAHIPFARIAPQSLLDGGLATGMDDIAAAREIAELVIGLGHRTIAIIMGDPVHAASGQRLIGYHQAFGRHDLPRQPELVETGDFSFESGYEATKRLLSRKLRPTAILAQNDDMAVGAMSAARELGFDVPADLTVVGFDDSEIARVVWPRLTTIQQPIVEMAKTAADMLLRDLAGEEPGPMVIHSHKLVERLSAAPPPA, from the coding sequence ATGGCTCGGCGAGAAAAGCGTGCAACGATCATCGACGTCGCCAAGCTGGCGTCAGTGTCGCCCAAAAGCGTGTCGCGCGTCTTTAACAACGAGCCGCATATTACGCCCGCGCTGCGCAAAAAGGTGCTCAAGGCAGCCAAGGAGCTCAATTATCATCCCAATGTCCTCGCGCAGGGGCTGGTGCGTCGTCAATCCTACCTGATTGGCCTGATCTATGAAAAGCCGAGCCCCAGCTATGTCGTCGAGCTGCAACGCGGCGCGCTCGAACGGCTGCACGGCGAACGTTACCGCCTGATCGTGCTGCCCGTGGAATCGGTGATGGACCGCCCGAGCGAAGTCGTAGGCCTGGTCCGCTCCGCCGCCCTGGACGGCGTCATCCTCGCGCCGCCCGCGTCCGACCATCCCGATATTATCGCGGGGCTTACCGATGCCCATATTCCCTTCGCCCGCATCGCACCCCAATCATTGCTGGATGGCGGGCTGGCGACGGGGATGGACGATATCGCGGCCGCGCGCGAAATTGCTGAACTGGTCATCGGCCTCGGCCACCGGACCATCGCGATCATCATGGGCGACCCCGTCCATGCGGCCAGCGGCCAGCGCTTGATCGGCTATCACCAGGCGTTCGGCCGCCATGACCTGCCTCGCCAGCCCGAATTGGTCGAGACGGGCGATTTCAGCTTTGAATCGGGATATGAAGCGACGAAGCGGCTGCTGTCGCGCAAGCTGCGGCCTACCGCAATTTTGGCGCAGAATGATGATATGGCGGTGGGGGCGATGTCGGCGGCGCGCGAACTCGGGTTCGACGTACCCGCCGATCTGACCGTCGTTGGGTTTGACGATTCCGAAATCGCCCGCGTGGTGTGGCCGCGCCTCACGACCATCCAGCAGCCGATCGTCGAAATGGCGAAAACCGCGGCCGACATGCTGCTGCGCGATCTGGCGGGCGAAGAGCCCGGCCCGATGGTCATTCATTCGCATAAGCTGGTCGAACGGCTCAGCGCCGCACCGCCGCCGGCCTAG
- a CDS encoding MFS transporter, with product MVARGERFSYAAGDTGFNLIWASIELYLLYFYIEVLALPLEIASGVFLVGAALDWLADPVIGAVADRASTRAPLRAWVLFGGPAAGIALALAFAQPALIGNWLTAYVVATHLLLRLCYSLGNIPYAALTARLTDDAEEHVRLTGLRMQGAALGGILAAIVYANVPAGEGPQRFWTGAMILGFAAQPFLLLTFLGVRERIVPSRDIADIRPFGQIRAYGMLLSQSAALRRLMVVIVTAGLSVTMLSKTLLFLFAELGHAELGYRAAIAPSLALLVSIPAWVWIEKKWGRVPTLWVALAMNALALVMAWLLYPGLVPVAILFVVAIVASCGMSVMFWSLVPAVIQDVEAARDGGCAVRIYALATTARKLGQALAPQIITLSLAFSANRSVMPALVGSAVCALAVGLLYRPVERTPSLGQASL from the coding sequence GTGGTCGCGCGCGGGGAGAGGTTCAGCTATGCCGCCGGCGACACGGGGTTCAACCTGATATGGGCGTCGATCGAGCTTTATCTTCTCTATTTCTACATCGAGGTGCTGGCGTTGCCGCTTGAGATCGCGTCGGGCGTCTTTCTGGTCGGGGCGGCGCTCGACTGGCTCGCCGACCCGGTCATAGGCGCGGTGGCCGATCGGGCGTCGACGCGAGCGCCCTTGCGCGCCTGGGTGCTGTTTGGCGGTCCGGCCGCGGGCATCGCCCTCGCGCTCGCCTTTGCCCAGCCGGCGCTAATCGGAAACTGGCTGACGGCCTACGTCGTCGCGACCCATTTGCTGCTGCGGCTCTGCTATAGCCTGGGGAATATTCCCTATGCGGCGCTAACGGCGCGTTTGACCGACGATGCCGAGGAACATGTCCGGTTGACGGGGCTGCGGATGCAGGGCGCCGCGCTCGGCGGAATATTGGCAGCGATTGTTTACGCCAACGTGCCTGCGGGCGAGGGGCCGCAGCGATTCTGGACGGGCGCGATGATCCTCGGTTTCGCAGCCCAGCCCTTTTTGCTCCTCACTTTCCTTGGCGTGAGAGAGCGGATTGTGCCGTCGCGCGACATTGCCGATATCCGTCCCTTTGGCCAGATCCGTGCCTATGGGATGCTGTTGTCGCAATCGGCGGCGCTGCGCCGCCTGATGGTCGTTATCGTGACTGCGGGGCTCAGCGTGACGATGCTCAGTAAAACCCTGCTTTTCCTGTTCGCCGAACTCGGCCATGCCGAGCTGGGTTATCGCGCCGCCATTGCCCCCTCGCTCGCCTTGCTCGTCAGCATTCCCGCGTGGGTCTGGATCGAGAAGAAATGGGGAAGGGTGCCGACCTTGTGGGTTGCGCTGGCGATGAACGCCTTGGCCCTTGTCATGGCGTGGCTGCTCTATCCCGGGCTTGTCCCCGTCGCGATTTTGTTTGTCGTTGCGATTGTCGCCAGTTGCGGAATGTCGGTCATGTTCTGGTCGCTCGTCCCTGCGGTGATCCAGGACGTCGAGGCAGCGCGCGATGGGGGGTGCGCAGTGCGGATTTACGCGCTGGCGACGACGGCGCGCAAATTGGGTCAGGCGCTCGCGCCGCAGATCATCACCCTTAGCCTGGCGTTCAGTGCCAACCGCTCGGTCATGCCCGCACTCGTCGGATCCGCCGTGTGTGCGCTTGCGGTCGGCCTGTTATACCGCCCCGTGGAACGCACCCCCTCGCTCGGGCAAGCTTCCCTCTAG
- a CDS encoding tryptophan halogenase family protein, with protein sequence MAEGEGRKPSHGAAPSRAPLRSICIIGGGTAGWSAAALLASILRGSGCAITLVESSSIPTVGVGEATIPPIFEFLRNIGADEVDFIRRCQATFKLGIRFRDWLEPGHEYWHPFGNLGMTINQRPFHHYYWKNLAEGHDERLADLCPSAALAEDHKFAFPSPNGKWPGAGVAYALHFDAGLVAAFLRDHAEAAGVARLDRKITRAQRGANDRIDAIYFDDGDSLSADFYIDCSGFRALLIEETLGSGYIDWRHWLPCDRAVAAPTAVQPGRAPYTVSTAKSAGWQWRIPLQSRVGNGLVYCSDFIDDQAAADEFLAGLDRPADDAPRFLRFTAGHRKRAWIGNCLAIGLSAGFLEPLESTSIHLIHTGLNRLLDYFPDISFDPTLIDAYNREVEIEYAHIRDFLLLHYYPNRRHGEPFWDHVRTLALPESLREKMALFEATGRITSKRRELFADISWFYVACGMGLRPAAIDPLVDVAPFDDVRGVIGQMRQALQQFRTAAPSHDAILDRLLDPSENRRPNFGVGAGWAGR encoded by the coding sequence ATGGCAGAGGGGGAAGGCCGCAAACCATCGCACGGCGCCGCGCCGTCGCGCGCGCCGTTGCGATCGATCTGTATTATTGGCGGTGGGACTGCCGGGTGGTCTGCGGCAGCGTTGCTGGCCAGCATATTGCGCGGCAGCGGCTGTGCGATCACGCTGGTCGAATCGTCGAGCATTCCGACTGTCGGCGTTGGCGAGGCGACAATTCCGCCAATTTTTGAATTTCTGCGTAACATTGGCGCCGACGAGGTCGACTTCATCCGCCGCTGTCAGGCGACCTTCAAACTGGGCATCCGGTTTCGCGACTGGTTGGAGCCCGGCCATGAATATTGGCATCCGTTCGGCAATTTGGGGATGACGATCAACCAACGTCCTTTCCATCATTATTATTGGAAAAATCTTGCGGAGGGCCATGATGAAAGGCTGGCCGATCTATGCCCGTCGGCCGCGCTGGCCGAAGACCATAAGTTCGCCTTTCCGTCGCCCAATGGCAAATGGCCTGGCGCGGGGGTCGCTTATGCGCTCCATTTCGACGCCGGCCTTGTCGCGGCCTTTTTACGCGACCATGCCGAAGCGGCAGGCGTCGCTCGTCTCGACCGTAAAATCACCCGTGCGCAACGCGGCGCGAATGACCGCATCGACGCGATATATTTCGATGATGGCGATAGCCTATCGGCCGATTTCTATATCGATTGCTCGGGCTTTCGTGCCCTGTTGATCGAAGAAACCCTGGGGTCGGGCTATATCGATTGGCGCCATTGGCTGCCCTGCGACCGCGCAGTTGCCGCACCCACCGCGGTGCAGCCGGGACGCGCCCCCTATACGGTATCGACGGCCAAATCCGCGGGCTGGCAATGGCGTATCCCGCTGCAGAGCCGCGTCGGGAACGGGCTGGTCTATTGCAGCGATTTCATCGACGATCAGGCCGCTGCGGACGAATTTTTGGCAGGACTCGACAGACCCGCGGACGACGCGCCGCGCTTTCTGCGTTTCACGGCGGGTCACCGAAAGCGCGCATGGATCGGCAATTGTCTGGCGATCGGGCTATCGGCGGGCTTTCTCGAGCCGCTTGAATCAACTAGTATTCATCTGATCCACACCGGCCTCAACCGTCTGCTCGACTATTTTCCCGACATCTCGTTCGATCCGACCCTGATCGATGCCTATAATCGCGAAGTCGAGATAGAATATGCGCATATCCGCGATTTCCTGCTGCTCCATTATTATCCCAACCGGCGCCATGGCGAACCCTTTTGGGACCATGTTCGCACGCTTGCCCTTCCCGAAAGCCTGCGCGAAAAAATGGCGTTGTTTGAGGCGACAGGACGCATCACGTCAAAGCGCCGGGAATTATTTGCCGACATCAGCTGGTTCTATGTCGCCTGCGGCATGGGCCTGCGCCCCGCCGCCATCGATCCGCTCGTCGATGTCGCACCGTTCGACGATGTGCGCGGCGTTATCGGTCAAATGCGACAGGCCCTGCAACAATTTCGGACCGCCGCGCCCTCGCACGACGCCATTCTGGACCGCCTGCTCGATCCCAGCGAAAACCGCCGCCCCAACTTCGGGGTCGGCGCAGGATGGGCCGGACGCTAG